One window of the Pieris rapae chromosome 11, ilPieRapa1.1, whole genome shotgun sequence genome contains the following:
- the LOC110998950 gene encoding protein SHQ1 homolog: MLTPSFKLSQDENHVFISVHAPYTNIGETDIDVDGENVLFVSSPYFLRLRLPGRILENEQSKGSYICDSGDFNLTFDKENPGEHFENLDMITSLLAPRDIPNLNPNLVEMLEEDGITIEHEEQDQGTSNQYGYGFACKITTKFHDIGNEFPQIFALKVPEEVSIQERHELRKKYENLKFSSDHYLADLYDDELINPYLTSKMQWDEKSFDDNAAFTEDQISLLKELPNKHYILTKSEHKQVFLSLVDILYGYCYDKRTTLNESTVESSWTINKMSSTLSWFCIYNDMKDVLVSCYRRALIFPIFRNFELCHKVKSDVVLLLKKNKKCVIKCLIDIHSMFNTSNDARYILNQLYINDYLIFLQKCRSEELIELSHNLANIDISKADLSLELDELEAAAEMVYQEETQVTENEMALKMASMSLLPKSKGNAVFYNDSSSSSSDSSNSSDLDSDDDSSSSGDPSDLLSIQDKFVIRTD, translated from the coding sequence ATGCTGACACCGAGCTTTAAGCTGTCGCAAGATGAAAACCACGTGTTTATCAGTGTGCATGCACCATACACAAACATTGGAGAAACTGATATTGATGTTGACGgagaaaatgtattatttgtgtCCAGTCCCTATTTTCTCAGACTTCGACTACCTGGTCGAATTCTAGAAAACGAACAATCTAAAGGTTCATACATATGCGATTCTGGTGATTTTAATCTTACTTTCGATAAAGAAAATCCTGGAGagcattttgaaaatttagatATGATTACGAGTCTACTAGCCCCACGAGACATACCAAATTTGAATCCGAATCTAGTGGAAATGTTGGAAGAGGATGGCATTACAATTGAACATGAGGAACAAGATCAAGGAACAAGTAATCAGTATGGATATGGCTTTGCATGtaaaattacaacaaaatttcatgacaTAGGCAATGAGTTTCCTCAAATTTTTGCACTAAAAGTTCCAGAAGAAGTCAGTATTCAAGAAAGACATGAGTTAAGGAAAAAGTATGAAAACCTGAAATTTTCCTCTGATCATTACTTAGCAGATCTATATGATGATGAACTTATTAATCCATATTTAACTTCTAAAATGCAGTGGGATGAAAAAAGCTTTGATGACAATGCTGCTTTCACGGAAGATCAGATAAGTCTCCTAAAAGAACTCCCCAATAagcattatatattaactaaaagTGAACATAAAcaagtatttttaagtttagttgACATTTTATATGGATATTGCTATGACAAAAGAACAACATTAAATGAAAGCACAGTTGAATCTAGTTGGACGATAAACAAAATGTCTTCTACTTTGAGTtggttttgtatatataatgatatgaAAGATGTTTTAGTATCCTGTTATAGGAGAGCTCTAATTTTTCCAATATTCAGAAACTTTGAACTATGTCACAAAGTCAAAAGTGATgtagttttacttttaaaaaagaataaaaaatgtgttataaaATGCTTGATTGATATACACAGCATGTTTAATACAAGTAATGATGCTAGGTATATCCTAAATCAGTTGTACATTAAtgactatttaatatttctacaaAAGTGTAGGTCTGAAGAACTAATAGAATTGTCTCATAATTTAGCTAATATTGATATAAGTAAAGCAGATTTGTCTTTAGAATTAGATGAACTAGAGGCAGCTGCAGAAATGGTCTATCAAGAGGAAACACAAGTCACAGAGAATGAAATGGCTTTAAAAATGGCATCAATGTCTCTATTACCTAAATCAAAGGGAAATGCAGTGTTTTATAATGATAGTTCATCATCAAGTAGTGATTCCTCAAATTCGTCAGATCTTGATTCTGATGATGATTCATCTTCCAGTGGTGATCCATCAGATTTATTGTCAATACAAGATAAATTTGTGATAAGGACTGATtag
- the LOC110998945 gene encoding wolframin isoform X2 gives MPVGRKRWNLHGPQGSLRRLRNQLAEDGCAESQVVLAKQLLEEKCELEADKVSNFKQALEWLICATEQAHPEARKMLRRCIRSGVLDEDSAPIVRAKSCLAASRQETVARKAARDLFASLSNGEQYITTAQLERRIREICTTTLKKDEEDEEALDESHDEAPALDDGHALESLQGGDHVGNGTLRTAQVVDDDLPDRCPSDEIRNLTVDNLVSAAVDYCQGELPLVSRDLTLTDPSIKALDHIPILQQAFLHPLVFIQILYLKLLFYFGSFSFRLSNLELSLLLIAYLSVSTDSLYHLVPLIIYYISIIAMVICTFKMLLAKRQFIDFRKWSGLFLRYSDGNLRPDESENLFVKNNLGPFLQFFLALFLNLFLYPFIATQWVPFSEFCVLSFCLMFMTLFAFGTNGQPCPDVLALVSFGLNVLAKYPYEKDTVVHQGWRFLDLHISNYPSYILGNSIEFCLNARVFFTLLIPVILVMMARRSNWQGLFKYTLPHCVTLSWLQMFITCSHGCTTYGLIRGTLALVCSFLFLPLIGVVTVTLPIFAFLQYITVPRLVYTATVLFALTVTLGVTCVLAKTEATKKFVTPFQLAIGLITLIYFSNQLLTGIQDEGVPSGLLELITDDKTSLKNLLKNEFITDYEENTHFVEWEDYYNNCHAPSWINNNMASTQIKCSILDGAKINWEGYIKDVTVTNVRNKWNDFSLWLPGFLREYFKCYYGEEFSTLCSRPEGIDLEGCEFVRTVARQSGKNCHLNNLNEYTYEVTVDMETSGGLLKRHSEIRLIFDNFFTNYTKLLRQNDKIRFKGILLNEPNSYDIGSRYLDIKGYEINCLECKTARGSIRTQEPSTSRVCDLFRTIANDCVVSTKYVLNFLLNPVIVFK, from the exons ATGCCTGTAGGAAGAAAACGTTGGAATCTTCATG GGCCTCAAGGATCTCTAAGACGTCTACGTAATCAGTTAGCTGAGGATGGTTGTGCTGAGTCTCAAGTTGTGTTGGCAAAGCAATTATTAGAAGAAAAATgtg aactTGAGGCTGACAAAGTGTCGAATTTTAAACAAGCTTTGGAATGGCTTATATGTGCTACTGAACAAGCTCACCCAGAGGCCAGAAAAATGTTACgaag gtgTATTCGCAGTGGCGTACTTGACGAAGACAGTGCGCCAATAGTGCGTGCTAAGTCTTGTCTAGCCGCGAGCCGACAGGAGACTGTAGCCCGAAAAGCTGCCAGAGACCTCTTTGCAAG TTTATCTAACGGTGAGCAATATATAACGACGGCGCAACTCGAACGGCGTATTCGTGAAATTTGTACTACGACACTGAAAAAGGATGAAGAGGATGAAGAGGCATTGGACGAATCTCATG atgaaGCACCGGCTTTGGATGATGGTCACGCGTTAGAGTCATTGCAGGGAGGGGACCATGTCGGAAATGGTACTTTACGCACTGCGCAAGTTGTTGATGATG ATTTACCGGATCGATGTCCCAGTGACGAAATTCGtaatttgacagttgacaattTGGTCTCAGCCGCTGTGGACTATTGCCAAGGGGAGTTACCTCTAGTCAGCCGCGATTTAACCCTTACAGACCCCAGTATTAAGGCCCTTGACCATATCCCAATCCTCCAACAAGCATTTCTGCACCCCCTAGTCTTCATACAGATACTGTATTTAAAACTTCTATTCTATTTTGGGTCATTCTCTTTTCGGTTGTCGAATTTAGAACTCTCCCTTTTACTCATAGCTTATCTGTCTGTTAGTACGGACAGCCTTTACCATTTAGTACCACttattatatactacataAGCATCATTGCCATGGTCATATGTACATTCAAAATGTTGCTGGCGAAACGCCAATTCATTGATTTCCGGAAATGGTCTGGattatttttgagatataGCGATGGGAATTTGCGACCGGACGAGTCTGagaatttgtttgttaaaaataacttggGTCCCTTTTTGCAGTTTTTCCTGGCGCTAtttcttaatttgtttttgtaccCGTTTATAGCGACCCAATGGGTGCCGTTTTCAGAATTTTGCGTTTTGTCGTTTTGTTTGATGTTTATGACGCTTTTCGCTTTTGGGACGAACGGGCAGCCGTGCCCCGATGTGTTGGCGTTGGTATCTTTTGGTTTAAATGTCTTAGCGAAGTATCCCTACGAGAAGGATACGGTAGTCCACCAAGGTTGGCGATTTCTCGATCTGCACATATCGAATTATCCGTCTTATATATTAGGAAATAGCATTGAGTTTTGCTTGAATGCGCGCgtgttttttacattattaatcccAGTGATATTAGTGATGATGGCTCGAAGGAGTAACTGGCAGGGATTGTTCAAGTACACCCTGCCACATTGTGTAACGTTGAGTTGGCTGCAGATGTTCATAACTTGTTCTCACGGGTGTACGACCTATGGCTTGATTCGAGGGACGTTAGCCCTAGTGTGTTCCTTCCTTTTCCTTCCCTTAATAGGCGTGGTGACGGTAACTTTACCGATATTCGCGTTCCTGCAATATATAACGGTTCCAAGGCTAGTGTACACAGCGACAGTATTGTTTGCATTGACTGTGACATTGGGTGTGACTTGTGTCCTTGCAAAAACGGAAGCTACCAAGAAATTTGTTACACCGTTTcag cTTGCAATTGGACTCATTACCCTAATATACTTTAGCAACCAATTGCTTACTGGCATTCAAGATGAAGGCGTACCATCTGGCCTTCTAGAACTAATAACAGATGACAAAACCAGCcttaaaaaccttttaaaaaacGAATTCATCACAGATTACGAAGAAAACACTCATTTCGTGGAGTGGGAGGACTATTACAACAACTGTCATGCGCCATCTTGGATTAACAACAACATGGCGTCCACGCAAATCAAGTGCTCGATACTAGATGGAGCTAAAATCAATTGGGAAGGTTATATCAAGGATGTCACGGTGACAAACGTTCGGAATAAATGGAATGATTTCTCCTTGTGGTTGCCGGGCTTTTTGAGGGAATATTTCAAGTGTTATTATGGCGAGGAGTTTTCGACTTTATGTTCGAGGCCAGAAGGCATAGATTTGGAGGGCTGTGAGTTTGTGAGGACGGTCGCGCGGCAAAGTGGGAAGAACTGTCATTTGAATAACTTGAATGA atacACATATGAAGTGACAGTCGACATGGAAACAAGTGGGGGATTATTAAAACGTCACTCGGAGATACGGCTCATTTTTGATAACTTTTTCacaaattacacgaaattactTCGACAAAATGACAAGATACGCTTCAAGGGTATACTTTTGAATGAGCCGAATTCATATGACATTGGCTCTAGGTATTTGGATATAAAGGGGTATGAAATCAATTGTCTCGAGTGTAAAACGGCAAGGGGGTCTATTCGCACACAGGAGCCGTCGACATCGAGAGTGTGCGACTTATTTCGAACGATAGCAAACGACTGTGTCGTATCAACAAAGTATGTTTTGAATTTCCTATTAAATCCAGTGatcgtttttaaatag
- the LOC110998945 gene encoding wolframin isoform X1 — MPVGRKRWNLHDGPQGSLRRLRNQLAEDGCAESQVVLAKQLLEEKCELEADKVSNFKQALEWLICATEQAHPEARKMLRRCIRSGVLDEDSAPIVRAKSCLAASRQETVARKAARDLFASLSNGEQYITTAQLERRIREICTTTLKKDEEDEEALDESHDEAPALDDGHALESLQGGDHVGNGTLRTAQVVDDDLPDRCPSDEIRNLTVDNLVSAAVDYCQGELPLVSRDLTLTDPSIKALDHIPILQQAFLHPLVFIQILYLKLLFYFGSFSFRLSNLELSLLLIAYLSVSTDSLYHLVPLIIYYISIIAMVICTFKMLLAKRQFIDFRKWSGLFLRYSDGNLRPDESENLFVKNNLGPFLQFFLALFLNLFLYPFIATQWVPFSEFCVLSFCLMFMTLFAFGTNGQPCPDVLALVSFGLNVLAKYPYEKDTVVHQGWRFLDLHISNYPSYILGNSIEFCLNARVFFTLLIPVILVMMARRSNWQGLFKYTLPHCVTLSWLQMFITCSHGCTTYGLIRGTLALVCSFLFLPLIGVVTVTLPIFAFLQYITVPRLVYTATVLFALTVTLGVTCVLAKTEATKKFVTPFQLAIGLITLIYFSNQLLTGIQDEGVPSGLLELITDDKTSLKNLLKNEFITDYEENTHFVEWEDYYNNCHAPSWINNNMASTQIKCSILDGAKINWEGYIKDVTVTNVRNKWNDFSLWLPGFLREYFKCYYGEEFSTLCSRPEGIDLEGCEFVRTVARQSGKNCHLNNLNEYTYEVTVDMETSGGLLKRHSEIRLIFDNFFTNYTKLLRQNDKIRFKGILLNEPNSYDIGSRYLDIKGYEINCLECKTARGSIRTQEPSTSRVCDLFRTIANDCVVSTKYVLNFLLNPVIVFK; from the exons ATGCCTGTAGGAAGAAAACGTTGGAATCTTCATG ATGGGCCTCAAGGATCTCTAAGACGTCTACGTAATCAGTTAGCTGAGGATGGTTGTGCTGAGTCTCAAGTTGTGTTGGCAAAGCAATTATTAGAAGAAAAATgtg aactTGAGGCTGACAAAGTGTCGAATTTTAAACAAGCTTTGGAATGGCTTATATGTGCTACTGAACAAGCTCACCCAGAGGCCAGAAAAATGTTACgaag gtgTATTCGCAGTGGCGTACTTGACGAAGACAGTGCGCCAATAGTGCGTGCTAAGTCTTGTCTAGCCGCGAGCCGACAGGAGACTGTAGCCCGAAAAGCTGCCAGAGACCTCTTTGCAAG TTTATCTAACGGTGAGCAATATATAACGACGGCGCAACTCGAACGGCGTATTCGTGAAATTTGTACTACGACACTGAAAAAGGATGAAGAGGATGAAGAGGCATTGGACGAATCTCATG atgaaGCACCGGCTTTGGATGATGGTCACGCGTTAGAGTCATTGCAGGGAGGGGACCATGTCGGAAATGGTACTTTACGCACTGCGCAAGTTGTTGATGATG ATTTACCGGATCGATGTCCCAGTGACGAAATTCGtaatttgacagttgacaattTGGTCTCAGCCGCTGTGGACTATTGCCAAGGGGAGTTACCTCTAGTCAGCCGCGATTTAACCCTTACAGACCCCAGTATTAAGGCCCTTGACCATATCCCAATCCTCCAACAAGCATTTCTGCACCCCCTAGTCTTCATACAGATACTGTATTTAAAACTTCTATTCTATTTTGGGTCATTCTCTTTTCGGTTGTCGAATTTAGAACTCTCCCTTTTACTCATAGCTTATCTGTCTGTTAGTACGGACAGCCTTTACCATTTAGTACCACttattatatactacataAGCATCATTGCCATGGTCATATGTACATTCAAAATGTTGCTGGCGAAACGCCAATTCATTGATTTCCGGAAATGGTCTGGattatttttgagatataGCGATGGGAATTTGCGACCGGACGAGTCTGagaatttgtttgttaaaaataacttggGTCCCTTTTTGCAGTTTTTCCTGGCGCTAtttcttaatttgtttttgtaccCGTTTATAGCGACCCAATGGGTGCCGTTTTCAGAATTTTGCGTTTTGTCGTTTTGTTTGATGTTTATGACGCTTTTCGCTTTTGGGACGAACGGGCAGCCGTGCCCCGATGTGTTGGCGTTGGTATCTTTTGGTTTAAATGTCTTAGCGAAGTATCCCTACGAGAAGGATACGGTAGTCCACCAAGGTTGGCGATTTCTCGATCTGCACATATCGAATTATCCGTCTTATATATTAGGAAATAGCATTGAGTTTTGCTTGAATGCGCGCgtgttttttacattattaatcccAGTGATATTAGTGATGATGGCTCGAAGGAGTAACTGGCAGGGATTGTTCAAGTACACCCTGCCACATTGTGTAACGTTGAGTTGGCTGCAGATGTTCATAACTTGTTCTCACGGGTGTACGACCTATGGCTTGATTCGAGGGACGTTAGCCCTAGTGTGTTCCTTCCTTTTCCTTCCCTTAATAGGCGTGGTGACGGTAACTTTACCGATATTCGCGTTCCTGCAATATATAACGGTTCCAAGGCTAGTGTACACAGCGACAGTATTGTTTGCATTGACTGTGACATTGGGTGTGACTTGTGTCCTTGCAAAAACGGAAGCTACCAAGAAATTTGTTACACCGTTTcag cTTGCAATTGGACTCATTACCCTAATATACTTTAGCAACCAATTGCTTACTGGCATTCAAGATGAAGGCGTACCATCTGGCCTTCTAGAACTAATAACAGATGACAAAACCAGCcttaaaaaccttttaaaaaacGAATTCATCACAGATTACGAAGAAAACACTCATTTCGTGGAGTGGGAGGACTATTACAACAACTGTCATGCGCCATCTTGGATTAACAACAACATGGCGTCCACGCAAATCAAGTGCTCGATACTAGATGGAGCTAAAATCAATTGGGAAGGTTATATCAAGGATGTCACGGTGACAAACGTTCGGAATAAATGGAATGATTTCTCCTTGTGGTTGCCGGGCTTTTTGAGGGAATATTTCAAGTGTTATTATGGCGAGGAGTTTTCGACTTTATGTTCGAGGCCAGAAGGCATAGATTTGGAGGGCTGTGAGTTTGTGAGGACGGTCGCGCGGCAAAGTGGGAAGAACTGTCATTTGAATAACTTGAATGA atacACATATGAAGTGACAGTCGACATGGAAACAAGTGGGGGATTATTAAAACGTCACTCGGAGATACGGCTCATTTTTGATAACTTTTTCacaaattacacgaaattactTCGACAAAATGACAAGATACGCTTCAAGGGTATACTTTTGAATGAGCCGAATTCATATGACATTGGCTCTAGGTATTTGGATATAAAGGGGTATGAAATCAATTGTCTCGAGTGTAAAACGGCAAGGGGGTCTATTCGCACACAGGAGCCGTCGACATCGAGAGTGTGCGACTTATTTCGAACGATAGCAAACGACTGTGTCGTATCAACAAAGTATGTTTTGAATTTCCTATTAAATCCAGTGatcgtttttaaatag
- the LOC110998945 gene encoding wolframin isoform X3: MKAIENSLQYAKNDMRCIRSGVLDEDSAPIVRAKSCLAASRQETVARKAARDLFASLSNGEQYITTAQLERRIREICTTTLKKDEEDEEALDESHDEAPALDDGHALESLQGGDHVGNGTLRTAQVVDDDLPDRCPSDEIRNLTVDNLVSAAVDYCQGELPLVSRDLTLTDPSIKALDHIPILQQAFLHPLVFIQILYLKLLFYFGSFSFRLSNLELSLLLIAYLSVSTDSLYHLVPLIIYYISIIAMVICTFKMLLAKRQFIDFRKWSGLFLRYSDGNLRPDESENLFVKNNLGPFLQFFLALFLNLFLYPFIATQWVPFSEFCVLSFCLMFMTLFAFGTNGQPCPDVLALVSFGLNVLAKYPYEKDTVVHQGWRFLDLHISNYPSYILGNSIEFCLNARVFFTLLIPVILVMMARRSNWQGLFKYTLPHCVTLSWLQMFITCSHGCTTYGLIRGTLALVCSFLFLPLIGVVTVTLPIFAFLQYITVPRLVYTATVLFALTVTLGVTCVLAKTEATKKFVTPFQLAIGLITLIYFSNQLLTGIQDEGVPSGLLELITDDKTSLKNLLKNEFITDYEENTHFVEWEDYYNNCHAPSWINNNMASTQIKCSILDGAKINWEGYIKDVTVTNVRNKWNDFSLWLPGFLREYFKCYYGEEFSTLCSRPEGIDLEGCEFVRTVARQSGKNCHLNNLNEYTYEVTVDMETSGGLLKRHSEIRLIFDNFFTNYTKLLRQNDKIRFKGILLNEPNSYDIGSRYLDIKGYEINCLECKTARGSIRTQEPSTSRVCDLFRTIANDCVVSTKYVLNFLLNPVIVFK, translated from the exons ATGAAAGCAATTGAAAATTCGCTGCAATATGCAAAGAATGATATGAG gtgTATTCGCAGTGGCGTACTTGACGAAGACAGTGCGCCAATAGTGCGTGCTAAGTCTTGTCTAGCCGCGAGCCGACAGGAGACTGTAGCCCGAAAAGCTGCCAGAGACCTCTTTGCAAG TTTATCTAACGGTGAGCAATATATAACGACGGCGCAACTCGAACGGCGTATTCGTGAAATTTGTACTACGACACTGAAAAAGGATGAAGAGGATGAAGAGGCATTGGACGAATCTCATG atgaaGCACCGGCTTTGGATGATGGTCACGCGTTAGAGTCATTGCAGGGAGGGGACCATGTCGGAAATGGTACTTTACGCACTGCGCAAGTTGTTGATGATG ATTTACCGGATCGATGTCCCAGTGACGAAATTCGtaatttgacagttgacaattTGGTCTCAGCCGCTGTGGACTATTGCCAAGGGGAGTTACCTCTAGTCAGCCGCGATTTAACCCTTACAGACCCCAGTATTAAGGCCCTTGACCATATCCCAATCCTCCAACAAGCATTTCTGCACCCCCTAGTCTTCATACAGATACTGTATTTAAAACTTCTATTCTATTTTGGGTCATTCTCTTTTCGGTTGTCGAATTTAGAACTCTCCCTTTTACTCATAGCTTATCTGTCTGTTAGTACGGACAGCCTTTACCATTTAGTACCACttattatatactacataAGCATCATTGCCATGGTCATATGTACATTCAAAATGTTGCTGGCGAAACGCCAATTCATTGATTTCCGGAAATGGTCTGGattatttttgagatataGCGATGGGAATTTGCGACCGGACGAGTCTGagaatttgtttgttaaaaataacttggGTCCCTTTTTGCAGTTTTTCCTGGCGCTAtttcttaatttgtttttgtaccCGTTTATAGCGACCCAATGGGTGCCGTTTTCAGAATTTTGCGTTTTGTCGTTTTGTTTGATGTTTATGACGCTTTTCGCTTTTGGGACGAACGGGCAGCCGTGCCCCGATGTGTTGGCGTTGGTATCTTTTGGTTTAAATGTCTTAGCGAAGTATCCCTACGAGAAGGATACGGTAGTCCACCAAGGTTGGCGATTTCTCGATCTGCACATATCGAATTATCCGTCTTATATATTAGGAAATAGCATTGAGTTTTGCTTGAATGCGCGCgtgttttttacattattaatcccAGTGATATTAGTGATGATGGCTCGAAGGAGTAACTGGCAGGGATTGTTCAAGTACACCCTGCCACATTGTGTAACGTTGAGTTGGCTGCAGATGTTCATAACTTGTTCTCACGGGTGTACGACCTATGGCTTGATTCGAGGGACGTTAGCCCTAGTGTGTTCCTTCCTTTTCCTTCCCTTAATAGGCGTGGTGACGGTAACTTTACCGATATTCGCGTTCCTGCAATATATAACGGTTCCAAGGCTAGTGTACACAGCGACAGTATTGTTTGCATTGACTGTGACATTGGGTGTGACTTGTGTCCTTGCAAAAACGGAAGCTACCAAGAAATTTGTTACACCGTTTcag cTTGCAATTGGACTCATTACCCTAATATACTTTAGCAACCAATTGCTTACTGGCATTCAAGATGAAGGCGTACCATCTGGCCTTCTAGAACTAATAACAGATGACAAAACCAGCcttaaaaaccttttaaaaaacGAATTCATCACAGATTACGAAGAAAACACTCATTTCGTGGAGTGGGAGGACTATTACAACAACTGTCATGCGCCATCTTGGATTAACAACAACATGGCGTCCACGCAAATCAAGTGCTCGATACTAGATGGAGCTAAAATCAATTGGGAAGGTTATATCAAGGATGTCACGGTGACAAACGTTCGGAATAAATGGAATGATTTCTCCTTGTGGTTGCCGGGCTTTTTGAGGGAATATTTCAAGTGTTATTATGGCGAGGAGTTTTCGACTTTATGTTCGAGGCCAGAAGGCATAGATTTGGAGGGCTGTGAGTTTGTGAGGACGGTCGCGCGGCAAAGTGGGAAGAACTGTCATTTGAATAACTTGAATGA atacACATATGAAGTGACAGTCGACATGGAAACAAGTGGGGGATTATTAAAACGTCACTCGGAGATACGGCTCATTTTTGATAACTTTTTCacaaattacacgaaattactTCGACAAAATGACAAGATACGCTTCAAGGGTATACTTTTGAATGAGCCGAATTCATATGACATTGGCTCTAGGTATTTGGATATAAAGGGGTATGAAATCAATTGTCTCGAGTGTAAAACGGCAAGGGGGTCTATTCGCACACAGGAGCCGTCGACATCGAGAGTGTGCGACTTATTTCGAACGATAGCAAACGACTGTGTCGTATCAACAAAGTATGTTTTGAATTTCCTATTAAATCCAGTGatcgtttttaaatag
- the LOC110998947 gene encoding serine/threonine-protein kinase pelle: MYIYELPFDINKELCRLLDNDDDWKDLAGIHMKYSAFEVNEIEQIARRQASSPTNQLFTRWGQLNHRVEELFILLYRMKHIPALRCLVPVVDGRFHRLLHKHDSKSIRDRSTLDVNANRQMTQKIEGSESSLPLPVMLFEKNGQFPTPSRVFDVHSPNPQTTDDTNTDSTKNSSAQSQGGSLGDEFLKSISAIPMLSYDDLRTATNDWSEANLLGRGGFGQVFKGEWKLLPLAVKRLKDNDDKNKELIREMCLNQYRHDNILPLYGYSLGGPEACLVYQLMAGGSLEQRLRGKTLHRPLSWGQRYRIAHGVARGLQYLHTMAGTPLIHGDIKPANILLDQCSIPKIGDFGLARKGPYGEDRTHLKVSRVHGTRPYLPDEYLRSRVLSPAVDVFSYGVVMLEMATALPVLDRTRKVLLLSDFMHQQARENVPFSVLEDRILRGTPNSNPTLCSAFIDIGLHCTRLIRHERPSMLDVYKRLDAIDFPDKHYA, translated from the exons ATGTACATATACGAATTAccttttgatataaataaagagtTGTGTAGATTGCTCGATAATGACGATGATTGGAAGGATCTTGCTGGTATACATATGAAGTATTCAGCTTTTGAAGTAAAT GAAATAGAACAAATAGCAAGGCGTCAGGCATCCTCCCCAACTAATCAGCTTTTTACAAGATGGGGTCAATTAAACCATAGAGTGGAAGAactatttattctattatatagAATGAAACATATACCTGCTTTGCGTTGCCTGGTGCCTGTAGTTGATGGAAGGTTCCATAGATTACTTCATAAACATGATAGCAAGAGTATTAGGGATCGAAGTACTTTAGATG TCAATGCAAACAGACAGATGACACAGAAAATAGAGGGCAGTGAATCATCCTTACCGTTACCAGTCATGCTGTTTGAAAAG aatggCCAATTTCCAACACCAAGCCGAGTCTTTGATGTACATTCGCCAAATCCACAAACTACAGATGACACTAATACCGATTCAACAAAG aattcGTCTGCTCAAAGTCAAGGTGGGAGCTTAGGGGATGAATTTCTTAAGAGCATATCAGCTATACCAATGCTCAGCTATGACGACTTAAGGACTGCAACTAATGATTGGAGCGAGGCCAATTTACTAGGCAGAGGCGGTTTTGGACAAGTATTTAAAG GCGAATGGAAACTATTACCGCTCGCTGTGAAACGCCTAAAGGACAACGATGATAAAAACAAGGAATTAATCAGAGAGATGTGTCTGAATCAGTATAGACATGATAATATATTGCCCTTATATGGATATAGTTTGGGAG gcCCGGAAGCGTGTCTGGTATATCAATTAATGGCGGGTGGATCTTTGGAACAGAGATTGAGAGGGAAGACATTACACCGGCCCCTTTCGTGGGGACAACGGTACAGAATAGCTCACGGTGTTGCCAG aGGACTCCAATACCTGCACACGATGGCTGGTACGCCATTAATTCATGGAGATATTAAACCAGCTAACATCCTACTGGACCAGTGCTCTATACCCAAAATTGGAGACTTCGGCCTTGCAAGGAAGGGCCCGTATGGAGAGGATCGGACGCATTTGAAAGTCTCTAG AGTTCACGGTACTCGGCCCTACTTACCAGATGAGTACTTACGGTCCCGGGTTCTATCTCCTGCGGTAGACGTGTTTAGCTACGGAGTTGTGATGCTGGAAATGGCGACGGCCCTTCCGGTCCTCGACAGGACCAGGAAAGTTCTTCTGCTGAGTGATTTCATGCATCAGCAGGCCAGGGAAAATGTGCCTTTTT cTGTATTAGAAGACCGTATTCTCAGAGGGACTCCGAACTCAAATCCCACACTTTGTTCAGCTTTTATAGATATCGGTTTACACTGTACTAGACTAATCCGACACGAAAGGCCATCAATGTTGGATGTGTATAAAAGACTTGATGCAATAGACTTTCCAGATAAACATTATGCCTAG